From the Ruania alkalisoli genome, one window contains:
- a CDS encoding protoporphyrinogen/coproporphyrinogen oxidase translates to MTSAVDVAVIGGGVAGLVAARAAAAAGATVTLLEAADHFGGLVGHHRLAGLTLDSGAESFATRGGHVASLARELGLDEVTPTPVPARVLFDGTLHPLPRAGILGIPTDLDAAGLAEVLGADGLARAREDLTLPVTHGRDTARASLAALVRSRMGTAVLDRLVRPIVRGVHSVEPEELRAEVLLPGIGDRLATHGSLAGALADIRAASPAGSAVAGIDGGVHRLTGALADDLTAHGVTLMTASRALAAHRTPGGWSMTVTAPDGAARHLQATSLVLATAPHTWPALPDDLTRLGADWPPPQQIDLLTLVLRAGDLPPHERAGTLVADPGQGAKALTYASAKWEWVQREAGPDRAVVRLSYGTDPDGAPIVPAAEPDSQHPLAQHRLALRDAARLTGTAEAWPGHALEAVAHTRLTPPAPVLGWETSQRVGPLREASDAVGNLHLTGAWICGSGLASVVPHAQAAGTAAAP, encoded by the coding sequence ATGACCAGCGCCGTCGATGTCGCCGTGATCGGCGGGGGAGTGGCCGGCCTCGTCGCCGCCCGCGCCGCCGCCGCTGCCGGCGCCACGGTCACGCTGCTGGAAGCGGCCGACCACTTCGGCGGTCTCGTCGGTCACCACCGCCTCGCGGGCCTCACCCTCGACTCCGGTGCCGAGAGCTTCGCCACCCGCGGCGGACACGTCGCCTCCCTCGCCCGCGAGCTCGGACTCGACGAGGTCACGCCCACACCCGTGCCCGCCCGCGTACTCTTCGACGGCACCCTCCACCCCTTGCCGCGCGCCGGAATCCTCGGTATCCCCACCGACCTCGACGCCGCAGGACTCGCCGAGGTGCTGGGTGCCGACGGCCTGGCGCGCGCCCGCGAGGACCTCACCCTCCCCGTCACCCATGGCCGCGACACCGCCCGCGCCTCTCTCGCCGCCCTGGTTCGATCGCGCATGGGGACAGCCGTGCTGGACCGGCTCGTGCGGCCCATCGTGCGTGGCGTGCACTCCGTGGAGCCGGAGGAGTTGCGCGCGGAGGTACTGCTGCCCGGCATCGGTGACCGTCTCGCCACGCACGGATCGCTGGCCGGTGCCCTCGCCGACATCCGTGCCGCCTCCCCGGCCGGAAGCGCCGTCGCCGGCATCGACGGGGGTGTGCATCGCCTCACCGGAGCGCTCGCCGACGACCTCACCGCCCATGGCGTGACCCTCATGACGGCGTCCCGCGCCCTGGCAGCACATCGCACGCCGGGCGGATGGTCGATGACCGTCACCGCTCCCGACGGCGCAGCTCGCCACCTCCAGGCGACCTCCCTCGTGCTGGCGACCGCCCCCCACACGTGGCCTGCGCTACCTGATGACCTCACCCGGCTGGGTGCCGATTGGCCCCCGCCGCAGCAGATCGATCTGCTCACCCTCGTGCTGCGCGCCGGTGACCTCCCACCGCACGAGCGAGCCGGCACGCTCGTCGCCGACCCCGGGCAGGGCGCCAAGGCACTCACCTATGCCAGCGCCAAGTGGGAGTGGGTGCAGCGCGAGGCCGGGCCCGACCGTGCCGTCGTGCGTCTCTCATACGGGACCGACCCCGACGGGGCTCCGATCGTGCCTGCCGCGGAGCCGGATTCCCAGCACCCCCTCGCCCAGCACCGCCTTGCCCTGCGCGACGCTGCGCGGCTGACCGGGACCGCGGAGGCCTGGCCCGGCCACGCGCTCGAGGCAGTCGCCCACACCCGCCTGACCCCGCCCGCTCCCGTGCTGGGGTGGGAGACATCACAACGGGTCGGGCCACTGCGGGAGGCGAGCGACGCCGTCGGGAATCTGCACCTGACAGGCGCATGGATCTGCGGATCCGGCCTGGCGTCGGTGGTACCGCATGCGCAGGCGGCCGGTACTGCCGCGGCCCCCTGA
- the hemE gene encoding uroporphyrinogen decarboxylase, giving the protein MTLPEQHPLHGRTADAPLIRAYRGQRPATTPVWFQRQAGRSLPEYRDLRTGTRMLDACLDPDLVTEITLQPVRRHGVDAAIFFSDIVVPLKVAGVDVDIVPGKGPVIEHPIRTAADVAALRERTLDDLTPITTAVQRLTAELGSTPLIGFAGAPFTLAAYLVEGGPSKDQLAARTLMHAQPEVWADLMTWLADLTGEFLHAQVMAGASAAQLFDSWAGGLSLADYQAHVAPYSARALRQVRGLDVPTVHFGVGTGHLLGAMHEVGVDVVGVDWRTPLDQAAAAIPGVPLQGNIDPALLAAPWEALTAHTADVLAAGRAAPAHVLNLGHGVPPTTDPDVLTRLVAWVHQQ; this is encoded by the coding sequence GTGACCCTTCCTGAGCAGCACCCGCTCCACGGCCGTACGGCCGACGCGCCTCTCATCCGTGCCTACCGAGGCCAGCGCCCGGCGACCACCCCGGTCTGGTTCCAACGTCAGGCCGGGCGCTCCCTGCCCGAATACCGCGACCTGCGTACCGGCACCCGGATGCTGGATGCCTGCCTCGATCCCGACCTCGTCACCGAGATCACCCTGCAGCCCGTCCGCCGCCACGGCGTGGACGCAGCCATTTTCTTCAGCGACATCGTGGTGCCGCTGAAGGTTGCCGGCGTCGATGTCGACATCGTGCCCGGCAAAGGCCCGGTGATCGAGCACCCGATCCGCACCGCCGCCGATGTCGCCGCCCTGCGGGAACGCACGCTCGACGACCTCACCCCGATCACCACCGCCGTGCAGCGACTGACCGCCGAGCTCGGGTCCACCCCGCTGATCGGGTTCGCCGGGGCCCCCTTCACCCTCGCGGCCTACCTCGTCGAGGGCGGCCCGTCCAAGGACCAGCTCGCTGCCCGCACCCTCATGCACGCCCAGCCCGAGGTCTGGGCGGACCTGATGACCTGGCTCGCCGACCTGACCGGGGAGTTCCTGCACGCACAGGTGATGGCCGGTGCCTCGGCCGCGCAGCTCTTCGACTCCTGGGCCGGTGGCCTCTCCCTGGCCGACTACCAGGCCCACGTCGCCCCGTACTCTGCCCGCGCGCTGCGCCAGGTCCGGGGCCTGGACGTGCCCACCGTCCACTTCGGCGTCGGAACCGGCCACCTGCTCGGCGCCATGCACGAGGTTGGCGTCGACGTCGTCGGCGTGGACTGGCGCACCCCGCTCGACCAGGCAGCCGCCGCGATCCCCGGGGTACCGCTGCAGGGCAACATCGACCCCGCGCTCCTCGCCGCACCGTGGGAGGCGCTCACCGCACACACCGCCGACGTGCTCGCCGCCGGTCGCGCCGCCCCCGCCCACGTGCTCAACCTCGGTCACGGCGTCCCGCCCACGACCGACCCGGACGTGCTCACCCGCCTCGTCGCCTGGGTCCATCAGCAATGA